In Chryseobacterium lactis, a single genomic region encodes these proteins:
- a CDS encoding chloride channel protein: MKIHNKKKYLSFLKFKRDFQKYGLEKARSYELILHWLNNRLSRNQFLVLSGILVGCTAGLAGVILKTLVHNIHYFITHKVHFEYQILFYIVFPFLGIVLTTLVVLTLFKGQDRKGIGAILYEIAQNSSIVASVKMYSQVIQSAITVGLGGSAGLESPIAVTGAAIGSNYAQTYRLSYKERTLLLAAGATAGIASAFNAPIAGIMFAFEILLTGVVFTDFIPLVVAAVCGSLLSRILLQEDVLFRFYTREAFNYKNLPYYLILGLVTGLYARYFVVISQKVEHFIKGLQLSRMRKAMFGGAVLSFLCVLFPPLFGEGYDIIKAFTNGNTQTIIENSFFRYFEIGDWTIIIFLVLVLLLKAFATSFTIFSGGNGGNFAPSLFAGGTLGYLFALICQHLGFTDVPVTNLVLVGMAGAMSGVLYAPLTAIFLIAESSFGYDLFIPLMTVSVMSYLIAKWFSPISPELKSLADEGKIFTNKHDKNLLFALRTEDFIDKYSQVINENASITELFELVKNGNKNIYAVVDEDRKLKGILTLDDIRPYLFNKETDSSQTILQIMKAPPAILHRENKPLDILQTFDDTGVWNLPVVSANNDFIGFISKSSILMSYRQLLKEYSD; the protein is encoded by the coding sequence GTGAAAATTCACAACAAAAAAAAATACCTCAGTTTCCTTAAATTTAAAAGAGATTTCCAGAAATACGGACTAGAAAAAGCACGCAGTTATGAGCTTATTTTACATTGGCTGAACAATCGGCTAAGCAGGAATCAGTTTCTTGTGCTTTCCGGTATTCTTGTTGGATGTACAGCGGGTCTTGCCGGAGTTATCTTGAAAACCCTGGTTCATAACATCCACTATTTTATTACCCATAAAGTTCATTTTGAATATCAGATTTTATTTTACATTGTTTTTCCCTTTCTGGGCATTGTTTTAACTACTCTGGTCGTACTGACTTTGTTTAAAGGTCAGGATCGAAAAGGAATCGGGGCTATTCTTTATGAAATTGCTCAAAATTCAAGTATTGTAGCTTCAGTTAAAATGTATTCTCAGGTGATACAGAGTGCAATTACCGTTGGACTGGGAGGTTCTGCAGGATTGGAAAGCCCGATAGCAGTTACCGGTGCTGCAATTGGGTCAAATTATGCCCAAACGTACAGACTGAGCTATAAAGAACGTACCCTATTACTGGCAGCTGGTGCTACAGCAGGTATTGCCTCTGCGTTCAATGCTCCAATTGCCGGGATTATGTTTGCTTTTGAAATTCTGTTGACCGGCGTTGTTTTTACAGACTTTATTCCATTGGTAGTGGCTGCAGTTTGCGGAAGTCTTTTGTCGAGGATTTTGTTGCAGGAGGATGTACTTTTCAGATTTTATACCAGAGAAGCTTTCAATTACAAGAATCTTCCCTACTACCTTATTCTTGGCTTGGTAACCGGATTGTATGCCCGGTATTTTGTAGTTATTTCTCAAAAGGTGGAGCATTTTATAAAAGGACTTCAACTTTCAAGAATGCGGAAAGCGATGTTCGGGGGAGCTGTTCTTTCATTTCTTTGTGTTCTTTTCCCACCCTTATTCGGAGAAGGATATGATATTATAAAAGCCTTTACCAACGGGAATACTCAAACTATTATTGAAAACAGTTTCTTCAGATATTTTGAAATCGGAGATTGGACGATTATTATATTTTTAGTCCTGGTTTTATTGTTAAAAGCATTCGCAACCTCTTTTACCATTTTCAGTGGCGGAAACGGAGGTAACTTTGCGCCTTCCCTTTTTGCAGGGGGTACTTTAGGGTATCTGTTTGCGTTAATTTGCCAACATTTAGGATTTACGGATGTTCCGGTTACAAATCTCGTTCTTGTAGGAATGGCCGGTGCTATGAGCGGTGTTCTCTATGCTCCTCTTACCGCGATATTCCTGATTGCAGAATCCAGTTTCGGGTATGACCTGTTTATCCCACTCATGACGGTTTCCGTGATGTCTTACCTTATTGCCAAATGGTTCTCTCCTATTTCTCCTGAATTAAAATCGCTGGCCGATGAAGGAAAAATATTCACCAATAAGCACGATAAAAATCTTCTTTTTGCTTTAAGAACGGAAGATTTTATCGATAAATATTCCCAGGTTATCAATGAAAATGCTTCCATCACAGAACTTTTTGAGTTGGTGAAAAACGGAAATAAAAATATCTATGCCGTTGTAGATGAAGACCGAAAATTAAAAGGAATTCTTACTTTAGACGATATCAGACCTTATCTTTTTAATAAAGAAACAGACTCCTCTCAAACCATTCTTCAGATTATGAAAGCTCCGCCGGCCATTCTTCACAGAGAAAATAAGCCGTTGGATATCCTCCAGACTTTCGACGACACCGGAGTATGGAATCTTCCGGTTGTAAGTGCAAACAATGACTTTATCGGATTTATTTCAAAATCTTCAATTCTGATGAGCTACAGACAATTGCTGAAAGAATATTCTGATTAA